One part of the Candidatus Amarolinea dominans genome encodes these proteins:
- a CDS encoding PD40 domain-containing protein, with protein sequence MLVKIAPTSGSRNLKSGKELRLTNGDARTSDPVWSPDGRYLAYISDRDGNKDVWLMEANGRKPINLTRSPEDEEYPSWSHDGSWLAFTRKVPNQQIFLMRADGSQVRNLTQNSIEDFQSVWVP encoded by the coding sequence CTGGGTCCAGAAACCTGAAGTCAGGGAAAGAACTGCGTCTAACCAATGGTGATGCCAGGACGAGCGATCCCGTATGGTCTCCGGATGGCCGTTATCTTGCCTACATCAGTGATCGGGACGGGAACAAGGATGTCTGGCTGATGGAGGCGAACGGACGGAAGCCCATCAATTTGACGCGGTCGCCAGAAGACGAGGAGTATCCATCGTGGTCACATGATGGGAGCTGGCTCGCTTTCACACGCAAAGTGCCAAATCAGCAGATCTTTCTCATGCGCGCTGACGGGAGCCAGGTGCGCAATCTCACGCAGAACTCGATTGAGGACTTTCAGTCCGTCTGGGTTCCATAG
- a CDS encoding MFS transporter gives MIRPKAAYFFYFAAGACLLPFLALYYAQNGMSASQIGLLSGLLPLVTLVSAPLWGGLADATQRHRPVLLLAMAGSIVVVVALSQTSGLRWLIPLVILNAFFLAPVIPLVDNTVLTMLGDRKSLYGRQRIGGAFGWGLMAPVAGWLIDRAGMSAAFGGYALLMLGCLVTVAGLPIERAGGRGSYWRGVAALLRNGPWVIFLASILIGGLALSIEMSFLFLYMERLGASKTLMGITLAVSTVSELPVWFFADRLIERLGTRKVLALSLLACAVQGFGYSLMTNPLVALPIQLLHGLAFSASWAAGVALSGEIAPKGMGATAQGVFGAVSWGVRAMLGSVLGGLLFEYFGPAAAFRWGGVAALVGIGFLWVASRRTEAR, from the coding sequence ATGATCCGGCCGAAGGCGGCGTACTTCTTCTACTTTGCGGCGGGCGCGTGCCTGTTGCCATTCCTGGCGCTCTACTATGCCCAAAACGGCATGTCGGCCAGCCAGATCGGGCTGCTCTCTGGCCTGCTCCCGCTGGTGACGCTGGTCAGCGCGCCGCTGTGGGGCGGCCTGGCTGATGCGACGCAGCGACACCGGCCGGTGTTGCTGCTGGCGATGGCGGGCAGCATCGTCGTGGTGGTGGCCCTATCGCAGACGAGCGGGTTGCGCTGGCTCATCCCGTTGGTCATCCTGAATGCCTTCTTCTTGGCGCCGGTCATCCCGCTGGTTGACAACACCGTCTTGACCATGCTGGGCGACCGCAAGAGCCTGTACGGCCGGCAGCGCATCGGCGGCGCGTTCGGGTGGGGCCTGATGGCGCCGGTCGCGGGCTGGCTGATTGACCGGGCCGGCATGTCGGCCGCCTTCGGCGGCTACGCGCTGCTGATGCTCGGCTGCCTGGTCACGGTGGCGGGGCTGCCCATCGAACGCGCCGGCGGCCGCGGCTCTTATTGGCGTGGGGTGGCCGCCCTGCTGCGCAACGGGCCGTGGGTGATCTTCCTCGCCAGCATCCTGATCGGCGGCCTGGCGCTCTCCATCGAGATGAGCTTCCTCTTCCTCTACATGGAGCGGCTCGGCGCCAGCAAGACGCTGATGGGGATCACGCTGGCGGTTTCGACGGTCAGCGAGCTGCCGGTTTGGTTCTTCGCAGACCGGCTGATCGAGCGCCTGGGCACGCGCAAAGTGCTGGCGCTCTCGCTGCTGGCGTGCGCCGTGCAAGGTTTCGGCTACAGCCTGATGACGAACCCGCTGGTCGCGCTGCCGATCCAACTGCTGCATGGCCTGGCGTTCTCCGCCAGTTGGGCCGCGGGTGTGGCGCTGTCGGGCGAAATCGCGCCAAAGGGAATGGGCGCGACCGCGCAGGGAGTGTTCGGCGCGGTGTCGTGGGGCGTACGCGCGATGCTGGGGTCAGTGTTGGGCGGGCTGCTGTTCGAGTATTTCGGCCCCGCGGCCGCCTTCCGCTGGGGCGGCGTCGCGGCGCTGGTGGGGATTGGGTTTTTGTGGGTGGCGAGCCGGCGCACAGAGGCTCGATAG